The following proteins come from a genomic window of Campylobacter coli 76339:
- a CDS encoding membrane protein, whose protein sequence is MDIRSDEISELILPESKEKKGYLVYLKIIFIPALLYAFILLGYYNIINFKVELHTVVMIGFIFFTALVFARHSSEYAYSIFEQQKDEFKQALKRHIMKHFLTIGKDTKSNANFDDFAYAYVKGARNENFASIGAAIFPMMGILGTFISIALSMPNFSSSDTAALEQEIALLLSGVGTAFYVSIYGIFLALWWMFFEKFGKSKIERLLNRQKNSTSGFFWTKEELDQRYLSESLQHFEKIGAIFKQVSNQDFFTELDHTIDRKFGIFQDMLNVEEKAIRLSGEHIKQTMGELSRAQRDQRDLGKMYSEMLNGIGTLNQNLKEINMRMSEQYNRLLDISSEKIQHLDRTLLAFDEKVDRFGKNFELYEKAILESQEKVFEGFKTSLFEGMHKFKEVYEEEKSIDAKIQMMDKLKQEIKNLNEETNEVMAKIGKTPNPVQEEQDNIENENILEEKAVESTEQTKETQNDSDTLDSNKEFNKEEKEDK, encoded by the coding sequence ATGGATATAAGATCGGATGAAATTTCAGAACTCATTCTACCAGAAAGTAAAGAAAAAAAAGGATATTTGGTTTATTTAAAAATTATTTTTATACCTGCTTTACTTTATGCTTTTATTTTATTGGGTTATTATAATATTATAAATTTCAAAGTCGAATTGCACACTGTTGTTATGATAGGCTTTATTTTTTTCACAGCCCTTGTGTTTGCAAGACATAGTTCTGAGTATGCATACAGTATTTTTGAACAGCAAAAAGATGAATTTAAACAAGCTTTAAAAAGACATATCATGAAACATTTTCTTACCATAGGTAAAGATACAAAATCCAATGCAAATTTTGATGATTTTGCTTATGCTTATGTTAAGGGTGCGAGGAATGAAAATTTTGCTAGTATCGGTGCAGCTATTTTTCCTATGATGGGAATTTTAGGAACCTTTATCAGTATAGCCTTATCTATGCCTAATTTTAGCTCTAGTGATACAGCAGCTTTAGAGCAAGAAATCGCTCTTTTGTTAAGTGGTGTAGGGACTGCTTTTTATGTTTCAATTTACGGTATTTTTTTAGCTCTTTGGTGGATGTTTTTTGAAAAATTTGGAAAAAGCAAGATTGAACGCTTGTTAAATCGCCAAAAAAATTCTACAAGTGGATTTTTTTGGACAAAAGAAGAACTAGATCAAAGATATTTGAGTGAAAGTTTACAACATTTTGAAAAAATCGGTGCTATTTTTAAACAAGTAAGCAATCAAGATTTTTTTACAGAGCTTGATCATACTATAGATAGAAAATTTGGAATTTTTCAAGATATGCTCAATGTAGAAGAAAAGGCTATAAGGTTAAGTGGAGAGCATATTAAACAAACCATGGGTGAGTTAAGCAGGGCACAAAGAGATCAAAGAGATCTTGGAAAGATGTATAGTGAAATGTTAAATGGCATAGGGACGCTCAATCAAAATTTAAAAGAAATCAATATGCGAATGTCTGAGCAATACAACCGTCTTCTTGATATCAGCAGTGAAAAAATTCAGCATCTTGATAGAACTTTGCTTGCTTTTGATGAAAAAGTGGATCGTTTTGGTAAGAATTTTGAATTATACGAAAAAGCTATTTTGGAAAGTCAAGAAAAAGTTTTTGAAGGATTTAAAACAAGTCTTTTTGAAGGTATGCATAAATTTAAAGAAGTTTATGAAGAAGAGAAAAGTATCGATGCAAAAATTCAAATGATGGATAAATTAAAGCAAGAAATTAAAAATTTAAATGAAGAAACAAATGAAGTGATGGCTAAGATAGGCAAGACTCCTAACCCTGTTCAAGAAGAGCAAGATAATATAGAAAATGAAAATATTTTAGAAGAAAAAGCAGTCGAAAGTACAGAACAAACTAAAGAAACGCAAAATGATAGCGATACTTTAGATTCTAATAAAGAATTTAATAAAGAAGAAAAAGAAGATAAATGA
- a CDS encoding Putative periplasmic protein, whose translation MKNEQEEGNFWIAYADLMAGLLFIFILLIGAIVVKYVLTQSDLREIKDNLNKQEARLEESKEELRNKEAIVFKLSSDLNNASNALNLINSQKAELEANITNYEQLSKELNSSIDSKDKQILILLGQLEKKDEEIRNLQESFDKAKEKVQNLSLIRENLSKELQAKLDSNITIDQKTGSISLPSEVLFDKDSYTLKNEAKASLRKILSEYFNAIIDDPKILSNIENIIIEGHTDSDGSYIYNLDLSQKRAYEVMNFIYTFYKDARLQKLLMASGRSFSDPVLVNGVENKDKSRRIEIKFSIKNDNALKDVEKFFEFH comes from the coding sequence ATGAAAAATGAGCAAGAAGAAGGCAATTTTTGGATAGCTTATGCTGATTTGATGGCCGGGCTACTTTTTATTTTTATCCTATTAATAGGCGCCATTGTAGTTAAATATGTTTTAACTCAAAGTGATCTAAGAGAAATTAAAGACAATCTTAACAAGCAAGAGGCTCGTTTAGAAGAAAGTAAAGAAGAGCTTAGAAATAAAGAAGCTATTGTTTTTAAATTAAGTTCTGATTTAAATAATGCTTCAAATGCTTTAAATCTTATAAATTCTCAAAAAGCAGAACTTGAAGCAAATATTACTAATTATGAGCAATTAAGCAAAGAGCTAAATTCATCTATTGATAGCAAAGATAAGCAAATTTTGATTTTACTAGGTCAGCTAGAAAAGAAAGATGAAGAAATTAGAAATTTACAAGAAAGCTTTGACAAAGCAAAAGAAAAGGTTCAAAATTTAAGTTTGATTCGTGAGAATTTAAGCAAAGAGTTGCAAGCTAAACTTGATAGCAATATCACTATAGATCAAAAAACAGGATCCATTTCTTTACCTTCTGAGGTATTGTTTGATAAGGATTCTTACACACTTAAAAATGAAGCTAAAGCGAGTTTGAGAAAAATTTTAAGTGAGTATTTTAATGCCATCATCGATGATCCAAAGATTTTATCTAATATAGAAAATATTATCATTGAAGGACATACAGATAGTGATGGATCTTATATTTATAATCTTGATTTATCTCAAAAGCGCGCCTATGAGGTGATGAATTTTATCTACACATTTTATAAGGATGCAAGATTGCAAAAACTTTTAATGGCAAGCGGTAGATCGTTTTCTGATCCCGTTCTTGTTAATGGGGTGGAGAATAAAGATAAAAGCCGCCGTATAGAGATTAAATTCAGTATTAAAAATGATAATGCTTTAAAAGACGTTGAAAAGTTTTTTGAGTTTCACTAA
- a CDS encoding 1-aminocyclopropane-1-carboxylate deaminase — translation MLISPIEKIQFQGFEFYIKRDDLLGDINGNKARKLAFYLSQNYDQGQRFISYGGIQGNALVALSIFTFKRNLTLVYACEKIPACLRNNPCGNYKLALENNVYFIENHSDKDLKTFALSLCEKDDVFIEQGIANLNAESGYIQLAKEIESQSKNLGLDFDIFLPSGTGTSAVFLAKNSKFKVFTCACVGDEYYLKNQILNLIENYDFSNLEILKSDKKYHFGKLYLEFYQLYKDLKQECLVEFDLLYDMLGLSIALKREWKNPLLYIHQGGISGNSSMLERYIFKYCKNK, via the coding sequence ATGTTAATTTCTCCTATAGAAAAAATTCAGTTTCAAGGATTTGAATTTTATATCAAGCGTGATGATTTACTAGGAGATATCAATGGAAATAAAGCTAGAAAACTTGCTTTTTATCTTTCTCAAAACTATGATCAAGGACAACGCTTTATAAGTTATGGTGGAATTCAAGGTAATGCTTTAGTAGCGCTTAGTATATTTACATTTAAAAGAAATTTGACTCTTGTTTATGCTTGTGAAAAGATTCCTGCTTGTCTAAGAAATAACCCTTGTGGCAATTATAAACTAGCCTTAGAAAACAATGTTTATTTTATCGAAAATCACAGCGATAAAGACTTAAAAACATTTGCACTTTCTTTGTGCGAAAAAGATGATGTTTTTATAGAGCAAGGAATTGCTAATTTAAATGCTGAATCAGGCTATATTCAACTAGCCAAGGAGATAGAAAGTCAAAGTAAAAATTTAGGTTTAGATTTTGATATTTTTTTGCCTTCTGGTACAGGAACTTCGGCTGTATTTTTAGCTAAAAATTCCAAATTTAAAGTTTTTACTTGTGCTTGCGTTGGAGATGAGTATTACCTTAAAAATCAAATTTTAAATCTTATTGAAAATTATGATTTTTCGAATTTAGAAATTTTAAAAAGTGATAAAAAATATCATTTTGGTAAACTTTATCTAGAATTTTATCAGCTTTATAAAGATTTAAAACAAGAATGTTTAGTAGAATTTGACTTGCTTTATGACATGCTAGGATTAAGTATAGCCTTAAAAAGAGAATGGAAAAATCCTTTGCTTTATATCCACCAAGGAGGAATTTCTGGAAATTCCTCTATGTTAGAAAGATATATATTTAAATACTGTAAGAATAAATGA
- a CDS encoding Low molecular weight protein tyrosine phosphatase — MKKIVFVCLGNICRSPMAEFVMKDLVKKANLEKEFFITSAGTSGEHDGENMHYGTQNKLKSLDIKYQNFTSKKLTQVLCDESDFLITMDNSNFKNVQKNYKNTQNKLLKITDFASGLGYDEVPDPWYSGNFDETYQIISLACKNLLNHLQK; from the coding sequence ATGAAAAAGATAGTTTTTGTATGTCTTGGAAATATTTGTCGCTCCCCTATGGCTGAATTTGTAATGAAAGATCTTGTTAAAAAAGCAAATTTAGAAAAAGAATTTTTTATAACTAGCGCAGGAACCTCAGGAGAGCATGACGGGGAAAATATGCACTATGGTACCCAAAATAAACTCAAAAGCTTGGATATAAAATATCAAAATTTTACGAGCAAAAAACTCACTCAAGTACTTTGTGATGAAAGTGATTTTTTAATTACTATGGATAATTCCAATTTCAAGAATGTTCAAAAAAATTATAAAAATACTCAAAATAAGCTTTTAAAAATCACCGATTTTGCTTCTGGTTTAGGATATGATGAAGTTCCTGATCCATGGTATAGTGGGAATTTTGATGAAACTTATCAAATCATTTCCTTAGCATGCAAAAATCTTTTAAATCATTTACAAAAATAA
- a CDS encoding Multidrug-efflux transporter, major facilitator superfamily (MFS) (TC 2.A.1), protein MGLSQIAPILPLYIKELGLIDTSEIAFYSGLAFGITPLGMAIFSPLWAYLGAKYGYKNMLLRASLGMSALTLWLSFAHDAMEVVLIRGLTGIVSGFTSAAVVFIAVIAPKEKVAYALGTLSTASISGSLLGPLFGGVVAEIFSISAVFDLVAFLLACSFVTIFLFVHERKIQKGTKKNTQEFKENKKLIVIIFITTFIIQFGTFGVMPILSLYVEQIYQGENLALWAGVVVAASGISNLFFAPKLGKIADKIGPSKIIFSALIFCGICFYLQSLTTNVYTLIFVRLLIGIGLGGLLPCVNALLKKGVSAKNLSLVFGFNQTCQFLGNFCGAFGGGLITAHFSVELVFAFICCIFILNAIIFLIFERNYIFSNQGL, encoded by the coding sequence ATGGGACTTAGCCAAATCGCTCCGATCTTGCCTTTATATATTAAAGAATTAGGACTTATAGATACTAGCGAAATCGCATTTTATTCAGGACTAGCTTTTGGAATCACACCGCTTGGGATGGCTATTTTTTCGCCCTTGTGGGCATATTTGGGTGCAAAATACGGCTATAAAAATATGCTTCTTCGAGCAAGTTTAGGAATGTCAGCTTTAACACTATGGCTTAGTTTTGCTCATGATGCTATGGAAGTGGTTTTGATACGAGGTTTAACGGGTATTGTATCGGGATTTACTTCAGCAGCTGTTGTTTTTATCGCTGTGATAGCACCCAAAGAAAAAGTAGCTTACGCCTTAGGGACGCTTTCTACCGCATCTATCAGTGGGAGTTTATTAGGGCCTTTATTTGGTGGAGTGGTGGCAGAAATTTTTAGCATCAGTGCTGTTTTTGATTTGGTAGCTTTTTTACTTGCTTGCTCTTTTGTGACAATTTTCCTTTTTGTTCATGAGAGAAAAATTCAAAAAGGAACAAAAAAGAATACTCAAGAATTTAAGGAAAATAAAAAACTTATTGTTATTATTTTCATTACAACTTTTATCATTCAATTTGGAACCTTTGGGGTTATGCCTATTTTAAGTCTTTATGTGGAGCAAATTTATCAAGGTGAAAATTTAGCCCTTTGGGCAGGTGTGGTTGTGGCTGCAAGTGGGATTAGCAATCTTTTTTTTGCACCCAAACTTGGAAAAATAGCGGATAAAATCGGCCCTAGTAAGATTATTTTTAGTGCTTTGATATTTTGTGGAATTTGTTTTTATTTACAATCTTTAACCACAAATGTTTATACGCTTATTTTTGTAAGATTGCTCATAGGAATAGGTCTTGGAGGGCTTTTACCTTGTGTGAATGCTTTGCTTAAAAAAGGTGTTAGTGCTAAAAATTTAAGCCTTGTATTTGGTTTTAACCAAACCTGTCAGTTTTTGGGAAATTTTTGTGGTGCTTTTGGAGGAGGATTGATAACAGCACATTTTAGCGTAGAACTTGTTTTTGCTTTTATTTGCTGTATTTTTATTTTAAATGCTATAATTTTTTTGATATTTGAAAGAAATTATATTTTTTCTAATCAAGGTTTATAA
- a CDS encoding membrane protein, with the protein MELILLGLIVVLLVFVIIKQFKNSSKTEEKDIHISNDITQLKSIGELSVFQVFSKEIVTKKDSAFNGIWKSILGWSLSERQIALIFEFEITFLYDLRDKNFEIVVLDNDHYKIIMPECKYKHSIIDMKFYDEKNAKFLPFLLPDSINSTGLSFSENDKNKLIREAKEEVKELSLNLIRNLESKIHKSARDTLEAIAKGFGAKKVEFEFKDNTQKLDIN; encoded by the coding sequence ATGGAACTCATTTTACTTGGTTTGATTGTTGTTTTGCTTGTATTTGTCATCATAAAGCAGTTTAAAAATAGTTCTAAAACAGAAGAGAAAGATATTCACATCAGCAATGATATTACCCAGCTTAAATCCATAGGAGAACTCAGTGTTTTTCAAGTCTTTAGTAAAGAAATTGTTACTAAAAAGGACAGTGCTTTTAACGGAATTTGGAAAAGTATTTTGGGTTGGTCTTTAAGTGAAAGACAGATTGCTTTGATTTTTGAATTTGAAATCACATTTTTGTATGATTTAAGAGATAAAAATTTTGAAATCGTAGTTTTAGATAACGATCATTATAAGATCATTATGCCTGAATGTAAATACAAGCACAGTATTATAGATATGAAATTTTATGATGAAAAAAATGCCAAATTTTTGCCTTTTTTACTGCCTGATTCTATCAATAGCACAGGACTTAGTTTTAGCGAAAATGACAAAAATAAGCTTATAAGAGAAGCTAAAGAAGAGGTTAAAGAATTGTCATTAAATCTTATTAGAAATTTAGAAAGTAAAATTCATAAAAGTGCTAGGGATACCTTAGAGGCTATAGCTAAAGGTTTTGGGGCAAAAAAGGTAGAGTTTGAATTTAAGGACAATACTCAAAAGCTAGATATAAACTAG
- a CDS encoding Putative isomerase, which produces MPFVNIRITKENGEPTNEQKQELIAGVTDLLARVLNKNKASTVVIIDEIDTDNYGLGGKSITQVRKEKS; this is translated from the coding sequence ATGCCTTTTGTAAATATACGCATCACCAAAGAAAACGGTGAGCCTACGAATGAACAAAAACAAGAACTTATCGCAGGAGTAACGGATTTACTCGCTAGGGTTTTAAATAAAAATAAAGCCTCAACCGTTGTAATCATTGATGAGATCGATACAGATAATTATGGCTTAGGTGGAAAAAGTATCACCCAAGTAAGAAAAGAAAAAAGCTAG